The Ensifer canadensis genome has a segment encoding these proteins:
- a CDS encoding ABC transporter permease, with translation MPALIRIVRTLRRTLVQAIPTLLGIIILNFFLLQLAPGDAADVLAGEAGSATEESVAALRARFGLDSPVLEQLATYLNNLAHFSLGFSPRYGMPVADLIAQRLPGTLTLMAVALVIAIFLGVVLGSLMATFAGRLPDRLLSVFSLLFYSIPSFWIGLMLIVFFSVKLGWLPSGGSGTIGSRLTGWPALLDTARYMVLPATSLALFYVAIYARLTRASMLEVKNQDFVRTAYAKGLTPFGVTARHVLRNALIPITTMAGMHIGGMLGGAVVVETVYSWPGLGRLAFEAVMGRDFTVLLGILLLSSLLVIIANAAVDLVHAWLDPRIGAR, from the coding sequence CCTCAACTTCTTCCTGCTGCAGCTGGCGCCGGGAGATGCTGCCGACGTGCTTGCCGGCGAGGCGGGTTCGGCAACCGAGGAAAGCGTGGCAGCACTCAGGGCCCGCTTCGGGCTGGACAGCCCGGTGCTGGAGCAACTGGCGACATACCTCAACAATCTCGCGCATTTCAGTCTGGGATTTTCGCCGCGCTACGGCATGCCAGTCGCCGACCTGATCGCCCAGCGCCTACCGGGCACCTTGACTCTGATGGCGGTGGCGCTCGTCATCGCCATCTTCCTCGGCGTCGTTCTAGGATCCTTGATGGCGACATTTGCCGGACGTCTTCCCGATCGGCTGCTCTCGGTCTTCTCATTGCTGTTCTACTCGATCCCGAGCTTCTGGATCGGCCTGATGCTGATCGTCTTCTTCTCGGTCAAACTCGGCTGGCTGCCAAGCGGCGGCTCAGGCACCATCGGCTCGCGGCTCACAGGCTGGCCGGCACTGCTCGACACGGCGCGCTATATGGTGCTGCCGGCGACGTCGCTCGCGCTTTTCTACGTGGCGATCTATGCCAGGCTGACGCGGGCCTCCATGCTCGAAGTCAAAAACCAGGATTTCGTCCGCACCGCCTATGCCAAGGGACTGACGCCGTTCGGCGTTACTGCCAGGCATGTGCTGCGCAATGCCCTGATCCCGATCACCACCATGGCCGGCATGCACATCGGCGGCATGCTTGGCGGTGCCGTCGTGGTCGAGACGGTTTACAGCTGGCCGGGGCTCGGCAGGCTCGCCTTCGAAGCGGTCATGGGCCGTGATTTCACGGTGCTGCTCGGCATCCTCCTGTTGTCCTCGCTTCTCGTCATCATCGCAAACGCTGCCGTGGACCTCGTTCACGCCTGGCTCGATCCTCGAATTGGAGCACGCTGA
- a CDS encoding ABC transporter permease: protein MSSTGVGALRNIPGATYAPATENEQPAGVAPTEGPAWSNVKAPDARSQQSATIAITNGRRAMRVFFANPNALFGTGFLGLVIAVALLAPVFFPDDPLSMVGRPFLWPGQDPAFPLGTDSLGRDVLSGILHGSRISLFVGLTATALGLTFGVLVGAVAGYFGGWVDDILVRLVEIFQTLPSFVLLVVLVAIAQPSATTVTLAIAVISWPTVARLTRAEFRAIREKDFVMAARSLGFGHARIIFREILPNALPPIIVTSSVMVATAILMESALSFMGLGDPNVVSWGSMIGTGRELVRTAWYLTALPGLAIVFTVLALNLIGDGLNDALNPRFSQDR, encoded by the coding sequence ATGTCCTCGACCGGTGTCGGAGCACTCCGCAATATTCCAGGCGCCACCTATGCGCCTGCGACAGAAAATGAGCAGCCTGCCGGGGTTGCGCCGACGGAGGGCCCGGCCTGGTCCAACGTGAAGGCGCCGGACGCGCGCTCCCAGCAAAGTGCGACGATCGCAATTACCAATGGGCGACGCGCCATGAGGGTCTTCTTCGCCAATCCGAACGCGCTGTTCGGTACTGGCTTTCTCGGCCTCGTCATCGCCGTCGCGCTTCTGGCGCCCGTGTTTTTCCCCGACGACCCGCTTTCGATGGTGGGGCGGCCGTTCCTGTGGCCGGGACAGGATCCGGCCTTTCCTCTCGGAACGGATTCGCTGGGACGCGACGTGCTATCAGGCATCCTGCACGGCTCGCGCATCTCGCTGTTTGTCGGGCTGACGGCGACCGCACTCGGGCTGACGTTCGGCGTTCTGGTTGGCGCAGTTGCCGGCTATTTCGGCGGCTGGGTCGACGATATTCTCGTCAGGCTCGTTGAGATCTTCCAGACGCTGCCGAGCTTTGTCCTTCTTGTCGTCCTGGTGGCGATCGCCCAGCCCTCGGCGACCACCGTGACGCTTGCGATCGCCGTCATCTCCTGGCCGACCGTGGCACGGTTGACCCGCGCCGAGTTCCGCGCAATCCGCGAGAAGGACTTCGTCATGGCTGCCCGCAGCCTTGGCTTCGGCCATGCCCGCATCATTTTCCGCGAGATCCTGCCGAACGCCTTGCCGCCGATCATCGTCACGTCGTCGGTCATGGTCGCGACCGCCATCCTGATGGAATCGGCATTGTCCTTCATGGGGCTCGGCGATCCGAATGTGGTCAGTTGGGGCTCGATGATCGGGACCGGCCGAGAGCTGGTCAGAACCGCCTGGTATCTGACGGCACTGCCTGGGCTTGCGATTGTCTTCACGGTGCTGGCGCTCAACCTCATCGGTGACGGATTGAACGACGCCCTCAATCCCCGCTTTTCGCAGGATCGTTGA
- a CDS encoding ABC transporter ATP-binding protein has translation MAPLLRVENLTIGFPRAEPVRNLSFEVAQGETLAIVGESGSGKSLTALALMQLLPRAARVTSGRITFGDRDLLALDAREMRRLRGREIAMIFQEPMTSLNPVMTIGGQIGEVLKVHERLSGKAARARAIELLQLVRIPGADKRVDDYPHQLSGGMRQRVMIAMAVACRPKLLIADEPTTALDVTIQAQVLDLLDTLRRELQMAVVLITHDLGVVAQWADRVVVMYAGRKVEQALPADLFKDPLHPYTRGLLAASPRLKNDFHYRNGALTEIPGSIVSAVGEAGCPFRPRCAQARASCGHHIPPLTAPAPDRLVACPFTSSIKAVPDALALSH, from the coding sequence ATGGCTCCCTTGCTTCGGGTCGAAAACCTCACCATCGGCTTCCCACGTGCAGAACCGGTTCGCAACCTCTCCTTCGAGGTTGCTCAGGGCGAGACGCTTGCGATCGTCGGGGAATCCGGATCCGGAAAATCCCTGACCGCGCTGGCTTTGATGCAGCTGCTGCCGCGCGCGGCAAGGGTGACGAGCGGCCGTATCACGTTCGGCGACCGCGACCTGCTGGCACTCGATGCGCGCGAGATGCGGCGCCTGCGCGGGCGCGAGATCGCCATGATCTTTCAGGAACCGATGACCAGCCTCAATCCGGTGATGACGATTGGCGGTCAGATCGGCGAAGTGCTGAAGGTTCACGAAAGGCTTTCGGGAAAAGCGGCGCGGGCGCGCGCTATCGAACTCCTGCAGCTGGTCCGTATTCCGGGAGCCGACAAACGGGTCGACGACTATCCGCACCAGCTGTCCGGCGGCATGCGCCAGAGGGTGATGATCGCGATGGCGGTCGCCTGTCGGCCGAAGCTACTGATCGCCGACGAGCCGACCACCGCCCTTGACGTCACGATCCAGGCGCAAGTGCTCGATCTGCTCGACACGCTCAGGCGCGAGCTACAGATGGCCGTTGTGCTCATCACTCATGATCTGGGTGTGGTTGCGCAATGGGCCGACAGGGTAGTGGTGATGTATGCAGGCCGTAAGGTGGAGCAGGCACTGCCGGCAGACCTCTTCAAGGATCCGCTGCACCCCTACACGCGCGGGCTGCTTGCCGCTTCGCCGCGGTTGAAGAACGATTTCCACTATCGCAACGGCGCTTTGACCGAAATTCCAGGATCGATCGTCTCGGCGGTGGGCGAGGCGGGCTGTCCCTTCAGGCCGCGCTGCGCCCAGGCGCGGGCGAGCTGCGGCCACCATATCCCGCCCTTGACCGCCCCGGCACCCGATCGCCTCGTTGCCTGCCCCTTCACCTCGTCCATCAAGGCCGTGCCCGATGCCCTTGCTCTCAGCCACTGA
- a CDS encoding ABC transporter ATP-binding protein — protein MPLLSATDLKTHYQSRDGLLRSVDGVDLRVERGETVGLVGESGCGKSTLGKTLLRLVDPTEGRIEFKGEDITLIDQRRLRSVRKSIQMIFQDPFASLNPRHTIGEILEAPLVVHKAGGSMERRRIVAGIVSKVGLPADAINRYPHEFSGGQRQRIGIARALLLNPELIVCDEPVSALDLSIQAQILNLLVEMKKEFGLSYIFISHDLSVVRYFCDRVMVMYLGRIVESADNETLWSDPRHPYTRALMEAVPDPSRPRHAAPLGGDLPSPSNIPSGCRFHTRCPLAADLCRTAEPEFRFIAPRHEVACHFADSIN, from the coding sequence ATGCCCTTGCTCTCAGCCACTGACCTCAAGACCCACTACCAGAGCCGTGATGGGCTTCTGCGCTCTGTCGATGGCGTCGATCTTCGCGTCGAGCGCGGGGAGACGGTGGGGCTGGTGGGTGAAAGCGGCTGCGGCAAGTCGACCCTCGGCAAAACTCTTCTTCGGCTGGTTGATCCGACCGAGGGGCGGATCGAATTCAAAGGCGAGGACATCACGCTCATCGACCAGCGGCGATTGAGGAGCGTGCGCAAGTCGATCCAGATGATTTTCCAGGATCCGTTCGCGTCGCTCAATCCGCGCCACACGATCGGTGAAATTCTCGAAGCGCCGCTGGTGGTGCACAAGGCAGGCGGGAGCATGGAGCGACGGCGGATCGTCGCCGGCATCGTATCGAAAGTCGGGTTGCCGGCCGATGCCATCAACCGATATCCGCACGAGTTTTCCGGCGGCCAGCGACAAAGGATCGGCATCGCCCGCGCGCTGTTGCTCAATCCGGAGCTGATCGTCTGTGACGAACCTGTCTCGGCCCTCGACCTCTCGATCCAGGCACAGATCCTCAATCTTCTGGTCGAGATGAAGAAGGAATTCGGCCTTTCCTACATCTTCATCAGCCACGACCTTTCAGTGGTGCGCTACTTCTGCGACCGGGTGATGGTCATGTATCTCGGCAGGATCGTCGAAAGCGCAGACAACGAGACGCTGTGGTCCGATCCGCGCCATCCCTATACGCGTGCTTTGATGGAGGCGGTGCCCGATCCATCGCGCCCGCGCCACGCCGCCCCGCTTGGCGGTGATCTGCCGAGCCCCAGCAACATTCCTTCCGGCTGTCGGTTCCACACCCGATGCCCATTGGCGGCGGATCTGTGCCGCACCGCCGAACCCGAATTCCGCTTCATAGCACCACGCCACGAGGTGGCCTGCCATTTTGCGGACAGCATCAACTGA
- a CDS encoding aldo/keto reductase, whose translation MVEYRYLGRSALKVSPLTLGSMMFGNQTPDDVAFRIIDKAREQGINFIDTADVYHDGKSEEVVGRGIKADRDHWVLATKFVNSHKKGPNLGGYSRKWVYQTVENSLRNLGTDYIDILYFHRAVFDAPLEEPVRAIADLIKAGKLRYFGVSNFRGWRIAEIAQLADELGIDRPVASQPLYNIVNRTAEAEQLPAAAAYGLGVVTYSPLARGVLTGKYNVGEAPGADTRAGRGDKRMHDVEFRDESIAIAKQIAAHAQAKGIPAADFALAWVLNNRLVTSTIGGPRTEEQWDGYVRALDVKIDADDEALVDRLVAAGHPSTPGFTDPGHPLEGRLPRFGAAEAEIIPLTRAQRVA comes from the coding sequence ATGGTTGAGTATCGTTATCTCGGGCGCAGTGCCCTCAAGGTATCACCGCTGACACTCGGGTCCATGATGTTCGGTAACCAGACGCCTGATGATGTGGCCTTCCGCATCATCGACAAGGCACGCGAACAGGGCATCAACTTCATCGATACGGCCGACGTCTATCACGACGGCAAGTCGGAAGAGGTGGTCGGGCGTGGCATCAAGGCCGACAGGGATCACTGGGTGCTGGCGACCAAGTTCGTCAATTCGCACAAGAAGGGACCCAACCTCGGCGGCTACTCGCGCAAATGGGTTTACCAGACGGTCGAGAACTCACTGCGCAATCTCGGCACCGATTACATCGACATCCTCTATTTCCATCGCGCCGTGTTCGACGCGCCGCTGGAGGAGCCGGTCAGGGCTATCGCCGATCTGATCAAGGCCGGCAAGTTGCGGTATTTCGGCGTCTCGAACTTCCGCGGCTGGCGCATTGCCGAGATCGCGCAGCTCGCCGATGAACTCGGCATCGACAGACCGGTCGCAAGCCAGCCGCTCTACAACATCGTCAACCGCACGGCGGAGGCCGAACAATTGCCGGCGGCAGCCGCCTATGGGCTCGGCGTCGTCACCTACAGCCCGCTGGCGCGCGGCGTTTTGACCGGCAAATACAATGTAGGCGAGGCACCTGGCGCTGATACGCGGGCGGGCCGCGGCGACAAGCGCATGCATGACGTCGAATTCCGCGACGAATCCATCGCGATTGCCAAGCAAATCGCTGCACACGCTCAGGCGAAAGGCATTCCCGCCGCGGATTTTGCGCTCGCCTGGGTCCTGAACAACCGTCTCGTCACCTCGACCATCGGCGGACCGCGGACCGAAGAGCAATGGGACGGCTATGTCCGTGCGCTAGACGTGAAGATCGATGCCGATGACGAAGCCCTGGTCGACCGGCTGGTCGCTGCTGGCCACCCATCGACCCCCGGTTTCACCGACCCTGGCCATCCGCTCGAAGGCCGGCTGCCGCGCTTTGGCGCGGCGGAGGCAGAGATCATTCCGCTCACACGGGCGCAGCGCGTCGCCTGA
- a CDS encoding amidohydrolase family protein, which yields MYFDTMGHDPEIIRSLTGFFGAERVLAGTDWPILAALDGKSLTESLAEAGLNDMDFRRVAGGNARRLLGLRETKGCRRRIDTRQNEARIFGPGLPFLSGACPADSRASRLRRRAAPV from the coding sequence ATTTATTTCGACACGATGGGGCACGATCCCGAGATCATCCGCAGCCTGACCGGCTTCTTCGGCGCAGAGCGGGTGCTGGCCGGAACGGACTGGCCGATCCTTGCCGCACTCGACGGCAAGAGCCTGACCGAGAGCCTCGCGGAAGCCGGACTAAACGACATGGATTTCCGACGTGTTGCCGGCGGCAATGCCAGGCGCCTCCTCGGCTTGCGAGAGACAAAGGGCTGCCGCCGCCGAATAGACACCCGACAAAACGAAGCCCGGATTTTCGGTCCGGGGCTTCCTTTTTTGAGCGGAGCTTGCCCGGCAGACAGCCGGGCAAGCCGCCTCAGGCGACGCGCTGCGCCCGTGTGA
- a CDS encoding LysR substrate-binding domain-containing protein, producing the protein MHDARTSTISASDYAVLVLLGPLIKRLETEAPQITLHLVPRSRDTEKMLHDDLVDVVIEPSELLPDSDFPPEPLLSDRWLCAADAGTRQLGARARFRWMHSFARRTLRTASAPTGDQTWPISIWRERASAVQRRA; encoded by the coding sequence CTGCACGATGCTCGCACTTCCACCATAAGCGCCTCAGATTACGCCGTTCTCGTCTTGCTGGGGCCACTGATCAAACGCTTGGAGACTGAAGCGCCGCAGATCACCCTCCATCTTGTTCCGCGTTCGCGAGACACCGAAAAGATGCTCCACGACGACCTCGTGGACGTTGTGATCGAGCCGAGCGAATTGCTTCCCGATAGCGACTTCCCGCCCGAGCCTCTTCTGAGTGACAGATGGTTGTGTGCTGCCGATGCAGGAACAAGGCAGTTGGGGGCGCGGGCAAGATTTCGATGGATGCATTCCTTCGCTCGTCGCACCTTGCGTACGGCATCGGCCCCGACCGGCGACCAAACCTGGCCGATCAGCATTTGGCGCGAGAGGGCATCAGCCGTCCAGCGCCGGGCATAA
- a CDS encoding LLM class flavin-dependent oxidoreductase, with protein MSSEFIGHTSNREGSDIVPATGPIIDKAYIRSHVQAAEAAGIDRLLIGQFAQWPDNNQIAAFVFGQTQRLGALLAHRPGLMAPTLGARQLATLDQFSEGRLWVHIITGGSDSDQARDGDFEDHDTRYARTDEYLSVLKKTWESDEPFDHEGRFYKFKGAFSQVKPYQKPRIPISFGGSSDAAIAVAGKHADIYALWGEPLDGAKETIAKVRAAAIANGRSASDVRFTLAFRTVVAETEHAAWAKAGDILEKVKSQVARSAGGNGEKLPSNAGSVRLREAAKRGKVLDKRLWTEVAEASGAGGNSTALVGTPEQVADAILDYYDAGVSNFLVRGFYPTEDTVTYGRDVVPLVKAGIAEREARKVAAE; from the coding sequence ATGTCATCAGAATTCATCGGCCACACGTCCAACAGGGAGGGATCCGATATCGTTCCGGCGACCGGCCCGATCATCGACAAGGCGTATATTCGCAGTCACGTGCAGGCAGCGGAAGCCGCCGGCATAGACCGGCTGTTGATCGGCCAGTTCGCACAGTGGCCAGACAACAACCAGATCGCCGCCTTCGTCTTCGGCCAGACACAGCGGCTCGGGGCGCTACTTGCCCATCGGCCTGGCCTGATGGCTCCGACGCTCGGCGCCCGGCAGCTCGCAACGCTCGACCAGTTCTCCGAGGGTCGCCTATGGGTGCACATCATCACCGGCGGGTCCGACAGCGACCAGGCTCGCGATGGCGATTTCGAGGATCATGACACCCGATATGCCCGCACCGACGAATATCTGTCGGTGCTGAAGAAGACCTGGGAGAGCGACGAGCCCTTCGACCACGAAGGACGCTTCTACAAGTTCAAGGGCGCCTTCAGCCAGGTCAAGCCCTATCAGAAGCCGCGCATCCCGATCTCCTTTGGCGGCTCGTCGGATGCCGCGATCGCGGTCGCCGGCAAACACGCCGATATCTATGCGCTCTGGGGCGAACCGCTGGACGGAGCGAAAGAGACAATCGCCAAGGTGCGTGCAGCCGCTATTGCCAATGGCCGGTCGGCCAGTGACGTCCGCTTCACCCTCGCCTTCCGCACCGTCGTGGCCGAGACGGAACATGCCGCATGGGCAAAGGCCGGCGATATCCTTGAGAAAGTGAAGTCGCAGGTAGCGCGTTCGGCCGGCGGCAACGGCGAGAAGCTACCCTCGAACGCCGGCTCGGTGCGCCTGCGCGAGGCTGCCAAACGCGGCAAGGTGCTGGACAAGCGGCTGTGGACCGAGGTCGCCGAGGCAAGCGGGGCGGGTGGCAATTCGACCGCTCTGGTCGGGACGCCGGAACAGGTGGCAGACGCGATCCTCGACTATTACGACGCCGGCGTTTCCAACTTCCTCGTGCGCGGCTTCTACCCGACCGAGGACACCGTGACCTACGGACGGGACGTAGTGCCGCTCGTCAAAGCCGGCATTGCCGAGCGCGAAGCCAGAAAGGTAGCCGCCGAATGA
- a CDS encoding ABC transporter substrate-binding protein, with product MTSTPISPPKPTRRAFLLSSVALAAVVAVGAIPEISFAAEEPTRGGSVSINIGTEPPVLVLIAHSAGAAYYISGKATESLLTYDRDFNPQPLLATEWTVSEDGLRYWFKLRQGVRWHDGKDFTAEDVAFSILALKENHPRGRATFAHIQKANVLNTHEVELILSKPAPYLLTAFASFEAPIVPKHLYEGTKIAENPHNVAPVGTGPYKFVEWVRGSHALFSRNEDYWGSPKPYLDQIIFRFIIDPAAAVAAIETGEVQVSTANLPLTDIERLKTNPNLVVDTDPAPYSPSIARAEFNLENKYLADIKVRHAIAHAVDKDFIVNTVYLGYATRLDGPVSPDLAKFYTPDLPKYEFDPAKAEKLLDEAGYARGADGFRFKLFIDPTQPSGPPKQTAEYIAQALAKVGIKVELRTQDFATFVKRVFTDRDFDIAIEGMSNLYDPTVGVQRLYWSKNFKPGVPFTNGSKYSNPEVDRLLETAAVEIDTRKRLELFNAFQKLVVEDLPTLDIVTPAVITVYDRRVKNLKLGVEHLWANGSDIYLDE from the coding sequence ATGACATCAACACCTATCAGCCCACCGAAACCGACACGCCGCGCCTTTCTGCTCTCTTCCGTTGCGTTGGCGGCCGTCGTCGCCGTCGGGGCTATTCCGGAGATCTCGTTTGCCGCGGAAGAGCCGACACGCGGCGGTAGCGTCTCGATCAATATCGGCACCGAACCGCCGGTCCTTGTTCTGATCGCCCACAGTGCGGGCGCTGCCTACTATATCAGCGGCAAGGCGACCGAAAGCCTGCTGACTTATGACCGTGACTTCAATCCTCAGCCCTTGCTGGCGACCGAATGGACGGTCAGCGAGGACGGCCTGCGCTACTGGTTCAAGCTGCGCCAGGGTGTTCGCTGGCATGACGGGAAGGATTTCACCGCCGAGGATGTCGCTTTCTCGATCCTCGCGTTGAAGGAAAACCATCCGCGCGGGCGGGCGACATTCGCCCACATCCAGAAGGCAAACGTCCTCAACACGCATGAAGTTGAGCTGATCCTCTCCAAGCCCGCTCCCTACCTTCTGACGGCCTTTGCAAGCTTCGAAGCCCCAATCGTGCCGAAGCATCTCTATGAAGGCACGAAGATCGCCGAGAACCCGCACAATGTCGCGCCTGTTGGCACAGGACCCTACAAGTTCGTCGAATGGGTGCGCGGCAGCCACGCGCTTTTTTCGCGCAACGAGGACTATTGGGGATCTCCGAAGCCCTATCTCGACCAGATCATCTTTCGCTTCATCATCGATCCGGCGGCAGCGGTTGCCGCGATCGAGACCGGTGAAGTGCAAGTCTCCACCGCCAACTTGCCGCTGACCGATATCGAGCGCCTGAAGACGAACCCCAATCTCGTCGTCGATACCGATCCGGCGCCCTATTCGCCGAGCATCGCCCGAGCCGAGTTCAACCTCGAGAACAAGTATCTGGCCGATATCAAGGTGCGTCACGCGATCGCCCATGCAGTCGACAAGGACTTCATCGTCAACACCGTCTATCTCGGCTATGCGACGCGACTGGACGGTCCCGTCAGTCCCGACCTTGCGAAATTCTACACGCCGGACCTCCCGAAGTACGAGTTCGATCCTGCCAAGGCGGAGAAGCTCTTGGACGAGGCCGGCTACGCGCGAGGCGCCGACGGTTTCCGCTTCAAGCTGTTCATCGATCCCACTCAGCCCTCCGGCCCACCCAAGCAGACGGCGGAGTATATTGCCCAGGCGCTTGCCAAGGTCGGCATCAAGGTTGAACTGCGCACCCAGGACTTTGCGACCTTCGTGAAGCGGGTCTTCACCGATCGCGATTTCGATATCGCCATCGAAGGCATGAGCAATCTTTACGATCCGACCGTCGGCGTGCAGCGCTTATACTGGTCGAAGAACTTCAAACCGGGCGTGCCTTTTACCAACGGGTCTAAATATTCCAACCCGGAAGTCGACCGGCTCCTCGAGACCGCCGCCGTCGAAATCGATACCAGGAAACGGTTGGAGCTCTTCAACGCGTTCCAGAAACTGGTCGTGGAGGATCTGCCCACGCTCGACATCGTCACCCCGGCGGTGATCACCGTCTACGACAGGCGGGTGAAAAACCTAAAGCTGGGTGTCGAGCATCTCTGGGCCAACGGTTCCGACATCTATCTCGACGAGTGA
- a CDS encoding acyl-CoA dehydrogenase family protein, whose protein sequence is MTLTKVQTASRPTRAELLARVPGFAAEVATGAAERDLSRELPFKAFERFRQLELGTLRIPVALGGPGGSVADYIEMIAAIGAADSNVAHALRSHFNYVENVILSEPRERDAGAIELILSGKLFGGAHTEQGTARPGQVTTTIVRQGDTYRLNGRKWYATGTAFSDFASFSALDEHGQAVGVLLPVDRHGITILDDWDGMGQRLTASGGVILENVEVFPHEFTRRSLDNLVGRHCSTLRQLHLAASAAGAVRNVLSDGLSYVSRQARSAAHSMAETATQDPFVQQVIGEIAANSFAIDTAVAAGASALDRTVAVLNRGNEAEIEDALIASALSTARAQLVLGQLGLRSAERLFDLGGGSATSRNNNFDRHWRNIRTVLNHNPLLHKARVVGDYLLNGTTIHLKEGKVF, encoded by the coding sequence GTGACACTAACCAAAGTGCAGACTGCTTCACGCCCGACACGTGCGGAACTTCTTGCGCGCGTTCCTGGGTTCGCGGCGGAAGTCGCCACCGGCGCGGCCGAGCGCGACCTGTCGCGTGAACTTCCTTTCAAAGCCTTCGAGCGCTTTCGCCAGCTGGAACTTGGAACCCTGCGGATTCCGGTGGCGCTCGGGGGTCCAGGCGGTTCGGTTGCCGACTATATCGAGATGATCGCGGCGATCGGCGCTGCCGATTCCAATGTTGCGCATGCGCTCCGGTCGCACTTCAACTATGTCGAAAACGTCATTCTGAGTGAACCGCGGGAGAGGGATGCGGGTGCGATCGAGCTGATCCTCTCGGGAAAGCTCTTCGGCGGCGCCCACACCGAACAGGGTACCGCTCGGCCCGGCCAGGTGACGACGACGATCGTCAGGCAGGGCGATACTTATAGGCTCAATGGCCGCAAGTGGTATGCAACGGGAACGGCATTCTCCGATTTTGCCTCGTTCAGTGCGCTGGACGAGCACGGGCAGGCGGTCGGCGTTCTCTTGCCCGTCGATAGACACGGCATCACCATTCTCGACGATTGGGACGGAATGGGTCAGCGGCTGACCGCCAGCGGTGGCGTGATCCTCGAAAATGTCGAGGTGTTCCCGCACGAGTTTACCCGCCGCTCGCTCGACAATCTTGTCGGCCGCCATTGCTCGACATTGCGCCAGTTGCATCTCGCGGCAAGCGCTGCCGGTGCCGTCCGCAATGTTCTTTCCGACGGGCTTAGCTACGTCAGCCGCCAGGCGCGTTCCGCCGCCCACAGCATGGCGGAAACCGCGACCCAGGACCCCTTCGTCCAGCAGGTCATCGGCGAAATCGCCGCCAATTCGTTTGCCATCGACACAGCGGTGGCTGCGGGCGCCAGCGCCCTGGATCGGACGGTTGCGGTTTTAAACCGGGGCAACGAAGCGGAGATCGAAGATGCCCTCATCGCAAGTGCGCTTTCGACCGCCCGCGCTCAGCTTGTCCTTGGCCAGCTTGGTCTGCGAAGCGCCGAGCGCTTGTTCGATCTGGGTGGCGGGTCAGCGACGTCCCGTAACAACAACTTCGACCGGCATTGGCGCAATATTCGCACGGTGCTCAATCACAATCCGCTGCTGCACAAGGCGCGCGTAGTCGGCGACTATCTCCTCAATGGTACGACCATCCACCTGAAGGAAGGGAAGGTCTTCTGA